One Candidatus Eremiobacterota bacterium genomic window, ATTGCATCTCATGATGCGCCAGGCTCCCCGGGCAGTACCGCGCAAAAAGCCGTGCTTTTGTATTGACTGCCTGGTATATTCGCTGCAGGAAGGGGTATAACGGCATATCCTTATGCCATGGGCCTCGTATATCCCGCGGGAGACAGAGTCCTGGTATAATTCGATGACCGCCACACCCGCCCTTGCGCTGAATTGATGCGAAGGGCTCTGGAGATTGTCAAGCAACAGAAGCAGCAGGGCGGCGCAGAAAAACCACGTGACAGCCCTGCGGCTGCTCTT contains:
- the yidD gene encoding membrane protein insertion efficiency factor YidD is translated as MPVKKCRRESASGKSSRRAVTWFFCAALLLLLLDNLQSPSHQFSARAGVAVIELYQDSVSRGIYEAHGIRICRYTPSCSEYTRQSIQKHGFLRGTARGAWRIMRCNPWSPGGIDLP